DNA sequence from the Malus domestica chromosome 11, GDT2T_hap1 genome:
GAGTTTGTCTCCAACACACTAATGGCAAGGGTTTTACACTTCCCACTCGAACATTTTTGAAAGCTTAAAAGGAAGGAAAAttacaaatcattttttttccttgttatACAAGCGGTATACAAGCGGTATTGGAGGAGAGAGTCAAACACAGGATCCGAGTGTAGGGGTGGACCCACAAACCCCCTTGCTACATATTATAACACGTGTACCATATAGAGTTCACAATTCAGAGTTTTATCCGTAATGGTTTATGGGGAACGCCGGTGAAAAGCTCTTGGCAAAGGAACAAAAATCGGATCCTAAAAATTTGCCAATTGCATTCACTGGTGCCTACCTGGGGTTCCTGATACATGGAATGAAATTTTGTATGCACATCTGTTGAAGAGCCATCAAAATCTTCTGTAACACGAAATTAACAATCGAGGCTTCGATAAAATGTATGAAAGGTACACTCTTAGGTTAATATTGAGGATTAGTAGTGCAGCattttgcaaggaaggaaaagaTGTGACACCTGCTATTTGTATTTAACTcttctgttgatcttcttcaaccaACAAACTACAAACGACATGAATTTGGTGACGGTAGACACAATATTTATAATCCGTTTGTTCATCCTCTTCAACCAGCCAAAAACCGGTGAAGATAATATCCAGAAACAATACTGACCAGCTAGAACTCAATACCGTGATGCTTAACTAGTTTATTTTATGTAGGGGAATCATcctcaattatatatattcagTTTGGTATGCAACGTTCCACCATATTTAACTGCAAAGGCAAGCAGCCCTTTGACCGATCCAATTATTTACAGGGAGGAGTTGGTTTACTTACAGGAGCTCCCATTCAAAATCACAGGCATCATCAATTTCCGACTTTTTCATGTTCGAGAGTGCTCCTTGGCTACGGCTGGAATCTATATCACTGTCTCCGAACCAAATTGCTAGCTGTTCGTACTCCTTTGCCAACCTCTTGTTTGATGTAAAAGCATCCTGGATTCTTTTCTGtatttaagaaagaaaaaagaaacctgATCAGTTAGGTTCGTGTTGCTAATCGGGCACCTAATGTTCTAACAGAGTTTCATATTTTCAAGAAACATTTCGGGttcttttctttaaataattcTTTTGGGGGATAAGTCATTGATTCTCAAGAAATGGGTGACTGCAATCTAAATCCGTGTTAAAAGTTCACTGTAAAGATGCCTTTTAAATATGAGAacgaatggagaattatattaAGTATGTTAAACGCCAGTCTGAAATGATGGATGAAGTCTTCTTTATCTTCTAATTCAATTCAACAGAAATTTTGGAAAACCGTATAACATTTATTCAGAAAATTGAGGCGATTTGGAATAATCTTCAGCTTTTACATTTGTTACTTAAACTTAACATTACAAAAACAGAAATGGAGGATTGGAGTAAAGGAACGTACCTTGTATGATCTTAGTTTTCTTGCTCGGCTAGAGACAGCATGCAGGACGCTATCGTCTACGATGACACAGCTCTCCTCCAGCTTTACCTTATCGTGGAAATCGACACTCCTCTCCTCCAGCATTACCTTATCATGCAAATCAATGGTTTCCATAGGAGAGTGAGAAGAATCACTACTTGATTCATCTGAACATCCTGTGAAACAATTTACAACATTAGAGAAAAGGTGACATCATAAACACATCATAAAAGCATCCAATCTAGATCAGTTAAAAAGCTATAGATAGCGTTAAGGCTCCGCATGATTGCAACATCAATCGTAAGTCACAACACCATTGCTTTTACTACGAACAAAACTTCATATGAATGTATGTCAGCATTCTCACTTCTGATATCTTCAGGAAGGCAATACACTATGAGCCTAGGAGTTTTAAACGTGAACAacaggaaagaaaataaaaagaagtatCAAATGCACATTCTACGACATACCAATATCTAAGGACAACCTAAAAGCACCAAACTGCACAGGGTCGCAGATTTGAACTTGCTGCTTTGTAGATGGTACTGTCAGAGGCTTGATCTCTGCCGTTCTGGAAGTGCCTTCTGCTGTAATACAGAAGTTAAACAATACtggttttattaaagaaagcaaTAGTACATCTATAGCAAGCCAACCAAAAATACTAACCTACTGATTCGGGTGATATGACACTGCTGAAAGAAGAAAGTCCCATACCGAGCTCCTTATTCTCACCGGACACGATTAGAGGTGAAGCAGATGATGGGAGCCCATTAGAATCATTAGATACAAACCCAGCCACCTCAACAGCTTCCAGGGATGAGTTTTCAGGTGAATACCCAGCGAGCCAAAGTGATTCCTTTGCATTGGAGCTGCTGAAGGATGCAAGTTGCATATTCTCTATAGCGTTCTCCCCAGATACAACTGAAGAGGCAACTTCAGAAGTAGTACTTGAAGCACCAGATACATACTCAGTTTCATCTGAAGACTTATCACAAACAGTCGACTTTTGCTTGGACTCAAACTCCAATCCATATGCGGGGGTTGCAGGTGCAACCTCAGGCAAATCAGCACATCTATTTTCATGATTGCTATGAGAAAATACCCCGTGTGGGGACGATGTAGAGTGTTCTGCCACAAAAGGAGAAGTTAACTCCTCTAATATAGGTGCAGACACTTTTACGGCAGTTTCTTCATTGTTTGCAGCTGAGTCTTCATTGGTAAAAATGTCATCAATCTCTGGAACCGACAAGGCAGACTCCACTACCTCAAGAGTATTCCTGGAAGCAGGAGAACTAAGTTGACCTGCAAGGTTATCTTTACTGGAGACAAGACTCGGCTGGCATGGATCGATTACATTGGGGTCTGTATGTGTTAGATTTTCAGTTGCATCTAAAGAATTTTCCTTTGCCAAAACGTCATCAATATTTTCCACAGATAACTCGGACTCTAACACTTCGAGAGTATCCACAGCAGAAGAACTAGGTTGATCTGCAAGGTAATATTTACTGCCAACAAGACTCAGCTGTTTGGTCACATGATCCATTAAATTGGGCTCCATAGGTGATTGCTTTTCAGGTGAATCTAAAGAATTTTCAATATCCAAATCACCATCAATGTTTCCCACAGAAAAGTTGGACTCTGACACCTTAA
Encoded proteins:
- the LOC103444896 gene encoding uncharacterized protein; amino-acid sequence: MDFTKLKSINWVGNIYQKFETICQEVDGIVNQDTIKYVENQVQTVGKSVKKISNAVQDLLPPVKHDANGVAETQKSAISAKSRKNVKQNSLDVTSKQSPTEPNVKDPVRNQLSPVFTEYDLTDQPSLPTMNTLEVAESDLSVGKINKVLATEESLVAIEKQSPTEPNVMNPVTNYPSLVSSEYHLADQPSSPTLIDTVKVPESDSSVGKVDEVLTSEGSVDVMENQWPTKLNAMDPVTNQLSVVSGKCHLPDQPSSPISVDTLKVSESNFSVGNIDGDLDIENSLDSPEKQSPMEPNLMDHVTKQLSLVGSKYYLADQPSSSAVDTLEVLESELSVENIDDVLAKENSLDATENLTHTDPNVIDPCQPSLVSSKDNLAGQLSSPASRNTLEVVESALSVPEIDDIFTNEDSAANNEETAVKVSAPILEELTSPFVAEHSTSSPHGVFSHSNHENRCADLPEVAPATPAYGLEFESKQKSTVCDKSSDETEYVSGASSTTSEVASSVVSGENAIENMQLASFSSSNAKESLWLAGYSPENSSLEAVEVAGFVSNDSNGLPSSASPLIVSGENKELGMGLSSFSSVISPESVAEGTSRTAEIKPLTVPSTKQQVQICDPVQFGAFRLSLDIGCSDESSSDSSHSPMETIDLHDKVMLEERSVDFHDKVKLEESCVIVDDSVLHAVSSRARKLRSYKKRIQDAFTSNKRLAKEYEQLAIWFGDSDIDSSRSQGALSNMKKSEIDDACDFEWELL